Sequence from the Sphingomonas sp. SORGH_AS_0950 genome:
CAATGCTCGAAATAATTGAGGACTTTAGTAACTGCGTGGCTTCGGCTGCGTCCGTTATGTTCGGCTTGGCCCAATCCCATGGAGTCCAAACAATATCCTTCCGTATGCTGTTTGGGCCGATGAACAATCGCTCGCCGCCCCGGAGTTCCGACACACCGAGAATGCACGTTGCAGCTTCTCGTAAGTCACCGAAAAGCAACTGACGCGTGAGTGCATTCCAGTCGATTTCGAGTCTTTTACCAACAAGCTCTGTCAGCGTGTTGAGATCGGAGAATACATGCGTGATGCCATCGAGCTCGCAAAAGTAGCACGAATAGTCACTCAGCGGAGAGCGTAGAACCGCAATTGATCGTTCCTCTTCGTAGAAAAGTAGCGCAACATAGTTACCCCAGAACGAGGTAAAAATTGAGTCGCCCTGTGAGCGAGAAAGCTCACTCCAAATCGCTTCGCTTATCAAATTTACTGGATTGCCTGTTTCTCTATCAAAAATAGACCCAATGATTATACCATGCCGACTCCTTATTATAGAATCGGAGCCTTGAGAGGAGATATGAAGAATGTTCCAAGCCAGATCGCTATCTGAAGTGAAGCTGTCATAATGCGCGGGCTTTTGATGATAGAGACCTGCCTGTGACAAGACTTGCTTGCTATGGCTGGCGACGGATAGTAGATAGCGATTTATCATCAGATCACTAAAATTGGAGTGAAATCGCGCACGGTATCAATCCGGTCGTTCAGTAGAACCGAACCACTCTGGACCCAGCTATGTGCGGCAAATGGATGGACCTTGACACCGATCACCAGATTGCACGTTATCTCCAACCGCCTGAGCGCTAAGGCGAGTGCAAATGACCGGACGAGGCATTGGTCGAGGGGGGTCATCAATAAGCCGGCCCGATGGAACGGGAGGCTGGCGGTACGAATATCATTGCAGTCCTGCGCCTCGCTCTTGGTACAGTGTATTTTGATCAGGCGCTCCACCATTTTCTTGAGTCCGCGATGCCTCAACTCGAATTTTGTTCGAAGAAGCCATCCGGCCGCAATGAAGACCGCAGTTGCCTTCGAAGGCATGTCACCATCGAGGCAACTGATCTCCGCAGGTGGTAAGCTCGGGCATGGAAGAGGCGCACCAGGGCTATCGTCAGCAAGCAAAATGCCACGGTCGCAAAGAGACGATAGCGCCAGCTTCTCCCTTGTATTCAGCGCTTCTCGGGCGCAAAGCCGCAGAAAAGCCGAATTGGCCGAAGCGCCTAGGCAAAAATAGCGATCGTAATTGATATCTAAGAATACGGCCCGATCACCGACCTTGCAAAACGTGAGGTCGGATCGAAGTTTGTATCCCATCGTTGCTTCCCAAGAGTCAGGCGCACGCTCAAGTAAAGCGTGGGCGCTCTGCAAAAGCGTGCGCCTGCGAGGTTAGTCGTCGGTCAGCCCCATCGCCGACAGACCGTTGGCCTCGTCCGGGATCACACCGAAGGGACCCTTGGTGTCCTCGGAGGCGACGCCGAGGTCGATCACATCGTCTTCACGTTCCATGATCTTCACTCCTTCAACTGATTTGCGGGATTGCCGCATCGCGAATATAACCTGGAAGCATTGTGCATTCAGAATATATTTCTTATTGAAGAGAAATGAATAATCACAATTACATGGCAGCAGGCAGCTAGTTGTTATCTTGCAGCCAGCCATAAATTCTTGAAAATGAACGGCCTCATCGAGAGTCGCGTGCGACTCGAATGATCTTCGGAAGAGCGTTGATACGACGACGATGGAAGGTGCGTAGCATTTTCGTCAGTGTTGGTCGATTATGCTTTAATGCATCCTCTATGTTGTCGATTTCGGTCGCCCCATCGAGAAGAACGGTAGGTTCGACACGATAGAGAACGTGCAAGCGCATTGTGGCACTCATTAGGGCGCGCGATAATTCGGGATTTGGCGGCATATCACTGATAGCCCGAAAGAGAAACAGCATGCGGGCCAGATGATCACCTCGAAAGTGCTCGCGGACTTCGATCCGCCGGCCATTTCTAGTTTTGACGCACTGAAGCGCCAAATGCTCGCTCCAATGCAGCAAATCGCTTGTATATGCGAAGCGGAAATCCGGTACATGGAAGCCGCTGCCCTTGTTCGAACGCAACATCCGTTCGGCCGCTAGTGTGCAGAGAGCCTCCCGAACGGGCGAACTGCTGACACCGATCGACTTGGCGAGCGCATTTATATCAAGATGCTGTCCAGGCTTCAGCGTCCCGGACAATAGCTGCATCCGTAGCGCGATGTAGGCGCGGCCGAACGCGCGTGATGCTATGTTCTCGACACCATCAACATCCGGCAAAAAATCTTCGAGCCAGTCTGCAAGCTTTTGACTATCCATGTCGGCGAACATGACGAGGTGAGTATGTCGGCGAGATATGATTTCGGTGCCGACAGGTCACGGAAATTTCGGTCCAACATCGGTCCATGGCTACGCTGAGATGAACCTTATTTAGATAGCCCTGCCGCCGGGACATACCGGGACCTTCCGGGACAATAACGGTCATAACAGTGAGGTATCGGATCGACGCAGCTTGTGTCCGGTCGCTCCGCATCGTGCGGATTGCGAGTCGGACCGGAACCCATGACCCCTACCAAGCTGCTTGTCGGCCAGATCATTGTCGTTTTCGGGATCGTTATCGCGGGTGTGTGGGCTGCGACCCAATGGGCCGCTGCGATGCTCGGCTATCAGGCGCAACTCGGAGCACCATGGGCGGTCATTGGCCGCGTGCCTGTCTATCGACCCTGGCAGCTTTTCGACTGGTGGTATCACTACGACGCCTATGCGCCGAAGGTGTTCGACAAGGCCGGAGCGCTCGCCGGGGCCAGCGGCTTCCTGGGCTGCGCCTCCGCGATCATCGGGTCGATATGGCGCGCGCGCCAGTCCCGAAATGTCACGACCTACGGCTCATCGCGCTGGGCCACCCGGGTCGAGATTGCGCAAGCGGGGCTGTTCCGCGACGCCGGTGTGTTTCTCGGCCGCCTCGGCAACGATTATCTGCGTCACGACGGGCCGGAGCATGTCATGGCGTTTGCGCCGACCCGCTCGGGCAAAGGCGTCGGCCTTGTCGTGCCGTCGCTCCTGTCATGGATCGGTTCGGTCGTCGTTCATGATATCAAGGGCGAGAACTGGACGCTGACCGCTGGCTGGCGCTCGCGGTTCTCGCACTGCCTGCTGTTCAATCCGACCGATCCGCGGTCAGCCCGCTACAATCCGCTGCTGGAGGTCCGCAAAGGACCGGATGAAGTTCGCGACGTCCAGAATATCGCGGACATTCTGGTCGACCCCGAGGGCGCGTTGGAACGTCGCTCGCATTGGGAAAAAACGTCTCACTCCCTGCTGGTCGGCGCAATCCTCCATGTCCTCTACGCCGAGGAGGAAAAGACCCTCGCACGGGTCGCCACCTTCCTTTCCGATCCGCAGCGGTCGTTCGCGCACACGCTGCGCCGGATGATGGCGACCAATCATCTCGGCACCCCGGAGCATCCGCAAGTGCATCCAGTCGTCGCCTCGGCCGCGCGGGAAGTGCTCAACAAGAGCGAGAATGAACGCAGCGGCGTGCTGTCCACCGCCATGTCGTTCCTCGGCCTCTATCGTGACCCGACGGTGGCGGAGGTCACATCGCGTTGCGACTGGCGCATCGCCGATCTTGTCGACAGCCCGGTTCCGGTAAGCCTCTACCTGGTCATTCCGCCCAGCGATATTTCGCGCACCAAGCCGCTGGTCCGCCTGGTGCTTAACCAGATCGGTCGCCGCCTGACCGAACGGCTTGAAGGCGATCCGCGCAAGAGCCGCAAGCATCAGCTCCTCATGATGCTGGATGAGTTTCCCGCGTTGGGCAGGCTCGACTTCTTTGAGACGGCGCTCGCCTTCATGGCGGGGTACGGCATCCGCGCCTACCTGATCGCGCAATCGCTGAACCAGATCAGCAAAGCCTACGGCGAGAACAACGCCATCCTCGACAATTGCCATGTCCGCATCGCGTTTTCGTCGAATGACGAACGCACGGCGAAGCGGATCTCGGACTCGCTCGGCACCGCCACCGAACTGCGCGCGCAGCGCAACTATGCCGGGCACAGGCTTGCGCCGTGGCTCAGCCACGTCATGGTCAGCCGACAGGAGACGGCCCGTCCGCTGCTGACTCCCGGCGAGGTGATGCAGCTACCACCCGCCGACGAACTGGTGCTGGTGTCCGGCCTTGCACCGATCCGGGCGAAGAAGCTGCGTTACTACGAGGATCGCAATTTCACGTCGCGCGTGATGCCGCCGCCCCGCCTGGACAACGGCGTATATGTCGATCGTCCCCGCCCGCGGCCCGATGACTGGGGCACCGAGACCCGCAGTCCGCATGAAGCGCTACTTGCCGGTGAGGACGACAGCCTCGGGCTCGATGAAGCTGAAGGCGGGCTCCAGCAACAGCGTCATCCCGGCCTCGCCGAACATGCCAGCCTAGTTGAGCCGGACGCGGCCCCCATCATCGACCCCAACGGCGACGATGACAGCGATTCCGTAGCCGACAAGCAGGCCATCGATCGGGTGCGCGGGCTGAACGCTGTCAGCCGCGCCTACGCCATCAACGAAGGTTCAGATCGCGGCGACGATCTGCTGCCGAGCTTCTGAGGGGCTGCACAATGCGCAACCGCGACAAGAACCGCTATCAACTCTATCTCGAACCGCATCTGGCCGAGCGTCTGGAGCAATTGGCAGCGAGGCCGGGCGTATCGCGCTCCGCGATCCTGGTCGAAGCCTTGGACGCATGGTTCAGCCGGCAGGGCAGCAACGAACTCGACGAGCGGTTCGGGCCGCGCCTCGATCGCATCAGCAAGCAACAGGCTCGCACACAGCGCGACCTACTGGTGGTGCTCGAAAGCCTGTCGCTGTTCGTGCATTACCTGTTCTGCCTTCACGCCCAGCTTCCCGAACCCGACGCCGCCGCACGCGCGATCGGTCGAGATCGCTTCCAAAAGTTTGTCGATCAAGTCGGCCGCCAGATCGGGGGCACGCCGGCGTTGCCGGATGACAAGCCCGGATCGGAGGCGGTGCGATGACCGGCACCCTCCCGCCCGAAACCCACGACCGTCGCCGTCGCATGTTGCGTACTGCCATGGGACCCGAGATCGCGGCGGCGTTGGGCGATCCGCTTGTGGTCGAGATCATGGTCAATCCCGATGGCGCGCTGCGCCTCGATCGGCTTGGCGAGGGGCGTATCAATACCGGCGTTTCGATCGCCGCAGGGGAGGTCGAACGTATCGTCCGCCTGGTCGCAAGCCACGCCGGGGTGGAAGTCCATGCCGCTGCCCCCATCGTCAGCGCCGAGTTACCAGAAGGCGAGCGGTTTGAGGGGCTGTTGCCGCCAGTCGTTGCGAAGCCCTGTTTTGCCATCCGCAAACCGGCCCTCCGTATCCACCGATTGCACGATTATGTCGCCGAAGGGATTATGTCGGCAGGCGCGGCGCGTGTGCTGTCGACCGCGGTTCTCGAACGCAAGAACATTCTCGTCGCCGGTGGTACATCGTCCGGCAAGACCACACTTGCCAACGCGCTGCTGGCGGAGATGGCGACCCTTGATGAACGGGTCATCCTGATCGAAGACACGCGCGAGCTGCAATGCCCGGCGCCCGATACCGTCGCGCTGCGCACGCGACCCGGCGTGGTCGGCATGACCGACCTGGTACGCTCGACACTGCGTTTGCGCCCCGACCGCATCGTGGTCGGTGAGGTTCGCGGCCCGGAAGCGCTCGACATGCTCAAGGCATGGAATACGGGTCATCCGGGCGGAATCGCGACCGTCCATGCCAATTCGGCACGGGCAGCCCTCACGCGCATTGAGCAACTCGTTGCCGAGGCGACCGTCACTGTTCCCCGCCACCTGATCGCCGAGGCGATCGATATGGTGGTCTTCCTCTCCGGTAGGGGCTCCGGCCGCAGGGTCGATACCGTTGCCGAGGTCGGCGGTGTCGATGCGCAGGGCGAATACGCCGTCAACCACCTCACTTTCCCACCCCATGATGGAGCTACGTTATGATCGTCGTTTCGACGCGCCGCATGCGCGCGCCCATCCCACTGCTTCTTGCGGCCGCTGTTGCATGGCCCGCCACCGCCTTCGCGGCAGGCTCGGGTATGCCATGGGAGGAACCGCTTCAGCAGGTCCTTGAGTCCGTCCAGGGCCCCGTCGCCAAGATCGTCGCGGTTCTTATCATCATTTCGACCGGCCTCGCGCTCGCGTTTGGCGAGACCAGTGGTGGCTTCCGAAAGCTGATCCAGATCGTCTTCGGATTGAGCATCGCCTTCGCGGCAAGCTCCTTCTTCCTGTCCTTCTTCAGCTTCGGCGGCGGAGCGCTGTTGGCATGATGTCGCCTGGCTCCATCGTCTCGGCCGGTCCCGCCTCAGACTCGATCGATGGGTTCGAGGTGCCGCTTCACCGCGCACTCTCCGAACCGATCCTGCTCGGCGGCGCGCCGCGCGGGATCGCGATCATCAATGGCACCCTGGCCGCGGCGTTGGGGCTGGGCCTCCAACAATGGATCGCGGGTGCGGTGCTTTGGATGGCCGGGCACAGCCTCGCGATCTTCGCCGCCAAGCGTGACCCGGATTTCGCTGCCGTCACCATCCGCCACCTCCGCCAGAAAGGGCATCTTTCATGCTGAACCTGCGTGAGTATCGCGCGACTGCGGATCGGCTCGCCGACCACTTGCCATGGGCCGCGCTGGTCGCCCCCGGCATCGTGCTGAACAAGGACGGTGGATTCCAGCGCAGCTTTCGATTCCGCGGCCCGGACCTCGAAAGCGCGACGGAAGCCGAATTGGTATCGGTTGCCGCCCGTGCGAACAATGCGCTGCGTCGACTAGGCGAGGGATGGGCATTGTTCCTCGATGCCGAGCGCGTCGAGGCCCAGGACTATCCCCATAGCGATTTCCCCGATCCGGCATCCTGGCTGATCGATGAGGAACGCCGTGGTCATTTCGACGGCCGCCGGGGACAGCATTTCGAATCCCGCTATCACCTCACGCTTTTCTACCTCCCCGCGCCCGATGGCGTCAGCCGCGCCGAGCGGGCGGTATGGGAAAGGGACGACCGCTCCGGTTCTCGCGACTGGCGGCAGGAATTGCGCGCCTTCGTCGCCGAGACCGACCGGCTATTCGACCTGCTGAACGGCGTCTTTCCCGAGATCAGCCCGCTCGATGATGAGGAGACACTGACCTTCCTCCACGGGTGCATCTCGACACGCCGGCACAAGGTCGCAATGCCCCCGACCCCGATGTATCTCGACGGCTTGCTGGTCGATACGCCAGTCATCGGGGGCATCGAACCGACGCTGGGCGACCGGCATCTCCGCACGATTACGGTGCTGGGCTTTCCAGCCGCATCCCGTCCCGCCCTCCTCGACGCGCTCAACCATCAGGACTTTCCATACCGCTGGACCACGCGCTTCATCGCGCTCGACAAGCCGGCTGCGACCAAGGCGCTGACCCGCATCCGGCGGCAATGGTTCAACAAGCGGAAATCGGTCGTCCAATTGTTGCGCGAGGTCATGATGAACGAGCCGGTGCCGCTGACCGACAGCGACGCCGACAACAAGGTCGCCGACGCTGACCTCGCCTTGCAGGCGCTTGGCGGCGATCATGTCGGCTTCGGCTATCTGACGACCACGATCACCATATCGGATGAGGATGCGGGCGCGGCCGATGAGAAGGTCCGCATCATCGAGCGGATCGTCAATGGGCTGGGGTTCACCTGTATCCGTGAGTCCATCAACGCGCTCGAAGCGTGGTTGGGGTCGCTCCCGGGCCATGTCTACGCCAACGTGCGACAGCCTTTGGTTCATACGCTGAACCTGACCCATCTGATGCCCCTGTCATCGGTATGGGCGGGGCCGGCGGCAGATACGCATCTCGCCGGACCACCTTTACTCTACGCCGAAACATCCGGCTCCACGCCCTTCCGCCTGTCCGCCCATGTCAGCGATGTGGGGCATATGCTGGTGGTCGGGCCGACCGGCGCCGGCAAATCGGTGCTGCTGGCCCTGCTTGCTCTCCAGTTCCGGCGCTATGCCGGATCGCAGGTGACGATATTCGACAAGGGCTTGTCGGCACGCGCGGCAGTGCTCGCGATGGGCGGTCAGCATCACCGGCTTGGTGAGGGTGGCGCGCTCGCGTTCCAGCCGCTCGCCCGGATCGACGAAGCCCACGAACGAAGCTGGGCGGCCGACTGGCTGGCGGGGTTGCTCGCGGCCGAGAAGCTGGTCGTGCTTCCCGACGTCAAGGATATGGTGTGGTCGGCGCTCACCAGCCTCGCGGGTGCCCCCGCGCCTGAGCGCACGCTGACCGGCCTTTCGGTGCTGCTCCAGTCCAACGCCATACGATCTGCCCTCCGTCCCTACACGCTCGAAGGGCCGTTCGGACGGTTGCTCGACGCCGCTGAAGACCGGCTGACGCTGGCCGACGTTCAGTGCTTCGAAACCGAGGCGCTGATGCACATGCCGGCGGTGGTCGCCCCTGTGCTGACCTGGCTGTTCCACAGGCTTGAATCCCGGATGGATGGGCGGCCCATGCTGCTGATCCTCGATGAAGCCTGGGTTTTCCTCGACAATCCGCTGTTCGCCGAACGTATCCGCGAATGGCTGAAGGTGTTGCGCAAGAAGAACGTCTCGGTCGTCTTCGCGACACAGAGCCTCGCCGATATCGCTGGCAGTTCGATCGCGCCGGCCATTATCGAAAGCTGCCCCCAACGCATCTTCCTGCCGAATGACCGCGCGGTCGAACCGCAGGCGCGTGACGCCTATGTCCGGTTCGGTCTCAATGGCCGGCAAATCGAGTTGATCGCACGGGCGACGCCAAAGCGGCACTATTACCTCCAGTCGCGGCGCGGCAACCGGCTGTTCGATCTCGCTCTGGGTCCGATCGCCCTTGCGCTTGCCGGCTCGGCTGACCCGGCGACCCAAACGCTGATCGACACGCTGATCGCAGACCATGGCGATGACGGCTTTCTTGCCGCCTTTCTCCGCGCACGCGGCCTCGGCTGGGCGGCGGACCTCCTTCCTCATTTCCCCCACGCGGCCCCGCGCCGCCCGATCCAGCAGGAGCTTGCTTTATGACCCGACGTAAACTTGCAGCCGCCGGCGCCACGATCGCGCTGCTCGCTGCCACACCGACCCAGGCGCAGTTCGGCGGGATCGTGTTCGACCCACGCGCCTATGTGCAGCATCTCCTTGTTGCGTCGCGTACACTCCAGCAGATCAACAATCAGATCCAGTCGCTCCAGAATGAGGCGACGATGCTGCGCAACATGGCGCGCAACCTGTCGCGACTGGACGTATCGTCGCTGACCGCGATCACGTCCGACCTCAAGCGGATCGACTCGCTGATGGGCCAGGCCCAGAACCTTGGCTATCAGGTTGCGCAAACTGACCGGCTGTTCCGGCAGCATTTCGCGACGCCCGATGCGGCGCAAAGCGCGGCCCAGATCACTGCGGACGCCAAGACCCGTTGGCAAGACGCGATGGATAGCTTCCACCAGACGATGCAAGTGCAGTCGAGCATTGTCGAATCGGTGCGGGCTGACAGCGCCGAACTGAGCAAGCTGCTCGCCGCGAGCGAAGGGGCCGAGGGCAGCCTTCAGGCCCAGCAGGCATCCAACCAGCTCACCGCCCTCGCGATCAAGCAGCAGATGCAGCTTCAGTCGATGATGGCGGCGCAATTCCGCGCCGAGGCGCTGGAGAAGGCCCGCGCTGCCGCCGATCAGGAAGCCGCCCGCGCGGCGTGGACCCGCTTCGTCGGCACCGGCGATGCCTACACCCCCCGATAAGCGGCGCGCTCGGAAGGGATGAAACCATCATGACTCCGACCATCCCCGTCCTGCCGCAGTCGTGGAAGGGCCTCCTGCCGCCCCTGTGTCCGGAAGTGTGCCATGGCTGATCCGGGCGCCCCTGACCTCAACGTCATCGACCAGTTCGTTACCGTCTTCAGTCACTATATAGACTCAGGGTTCGGACTGCTTCGCCCGGACGTAGGGTTCCTGACAACGACGTTGATCGGGATCGATATCGTACTGGCCGGATTATGGTGGTCGCTCGATGGCGAGAACGATATTCTCGCGCGGCTGGTCAAGAAGATACTCTATGTCGGTGTCTTCGCGCTGATCCTCAACAACTACCAGCACTTCACCCAAATCATCTACGAGTCATTTTCCGGGCTCGGCCTTCATGCCAGTGCGAATGCCATGTCCGCGCAAGACTTGCTTAAGCCGGGCAAGATCGCCGGCACCGGATTCAAGGCGGCACAACCACTTCTCGACCAGGCCGGCAAGCAGATCGGCTTTTACGTGCCGGCTCTTGCGGCAGCGGCCGTGATGGTGGTGGCGTGGCTGCTGGTGGTGTTGGCGTTCTTCATTCTGGCTATCCAGCTCTTCATCACGATCGTCGAGTTCAAGCTGACCAGCCTTGCCGGGTTCACGCTGGTTCCGTTCGCGCTCTGGAACAAGACAAGCTTCCTTGCCGAACGGGTTCTTGGGAACATCATATCGTCTGGCATCAAGGTGATGGTGCTGGCTGTCATCATCGGCATTGGATCGAGCTTCTTCCATGACTTCATCGCCACGTCGAACGGCGCGGAGATCGACACGGCGCAAGCCATGTCGCTGGTTCTCGGCGCGCTCGCATTGCTCGGCCTTGGCATTTTTGGACCCGGGATCGCGACAGGGCTGGTGTCAGGGGCACCCCAACTTGGCGCGGGCGCGGCTGTCGGCACAATGGGAGGTGCTACACTAGCGACAGGCGGGGCCGCCATGCTGGGTGCGCGTGCGGCCATTACCGCCGGATCGGGCGGCATGGCGGCTATCCGGGCGGGCACGGCGATGGGAGCGGCAACGCAAACGGCGTGGCGCTCAGGTCAGGCCGCAGCCGGTGAACATAGCATATCGGCCGGTTTCGACGGGTTGGCCTCCGCCGCCAAGGGGGCCGCTGGACATGCCGCGACGTCCACGTTCTCTCGTGTCCAGCAGGGCTTGAGCGACAGCGCGCAACGGGGACGCGATGCCGCCATGGCGGCTCTGGGCGGCGAATCGCCAAGGGCGGGCGCTGGAGCGGAAGGGAGCGGCGAGCCGGCGAAGGACGATGCGGCCCCGAACAGGAGTGCCGACTCAAGCCCACCGCTTTGGGCCCGCAAGATGCGATCCGAGCAGACCGCCCGTCACCGAGTTCATGCCGCGATGCAGATCGTCAAGGAAGGCGATCGTCCCGGCGCGCCCGCCAACCCCGACCTCAGCGACAAGGAGAATTGAACAATGATCTTCAAGCGCAATCCTCAGCGCTATGGACGGACCCCCGAGCCGGAGACGCCCTATCAACGCGCCGGGCAACTCTGGGACGACCGGATCGGCTCAGCCCGCATCCAGGCGCACAACTGGCGGCTGATCGCCTTCGGTTGTCTCACGCTCGCTGGCGGTCTCGCCATAGGCAATGTCTGGCAATCCCTGCAAAGCCGGGTCACACCCTATGTCGTGGAGGTGGATCGGCTTGGCGAACCGCGCGCGGTCGCGCCGGCCATCCAGAACTACCGGCCGACAGATGCCGAGGTCGCATGGCAACTCGCACGCTTCATCACCGACGTTCGGTCGGTCTCGACAGACCCGGTGCTGGTCAAGAAGAACTGGTTGGAAGCCTATGACTTCGTAACCGACCGCGCGGCGCAGTTTCTCAACGACTATGCGCGCGCCAATGATCCGTTCTCGAAGATCGGCGAGCGTAGCGTGTCCGTACAGGTCACAAGTGTCGTGCGTGCGTCCGACACCAGCTTTCAGGTTAAATGGATCGAGCAGACCTATGAGCGGGGCTCGCTCGCCGGCACGACACGATGGACGGCAATCCTCTCCATCGTAATGCGACCCCCGAAGAACGCCGATAGCTTGCGCCGCAATCCGCTCGGACTGTTCGTGAACGCCATCGACTGGACCAAGGAACTGGACAGCGGCGGTTCTGCGCTGGCTGCAAACCCGACGCCCACGATGGCGCAGCCGGTGGCCGCACTCTCCTCGCCGATCGCACCGGTGCCCACGCCGACAAATCCACCGTCCAGCAATGAAGGAGGCAATGTCCAATGATCCGCCTGTCCGCCATCGTGACGCTGGCGATCCCGACCGCAGCGTGTGCTACTCAAGCGACGCCCCCGACGATCGCCCATGACCCCGCGGCATTCAGTCCCGCGGTCGTGCAACAGGAGCCAGCTGCACCGATCCGCATCGTGGAAGTGCCGAAGCCGCTGCCGCTTCCCGGTCAACTCCTGCCACGTCCGACGGTCCGGTCCGATACCCTCACGCCCAGCGAGCGTGTCGCCGCTGCAAACCGGGCGGCCACCCGCGAACCGACCACTGCTGGCTACGTTAATGCGGTGCAGGTCTATCCATGGGCCGATGGCGCGCTTTACCATCTCTACACCGCGCCCGGCCGCATCACCGATATCGCGCTTCAGCCGGGCGAGACGCTGGTATCCGTTGCGGCGGGCGATACGGTACGCTGGGTTATCGGGGACACCAGTAGCGGCACCGGCGAAACCGCGCAGGTGCATGTACTGGTGAAGCCCTTTGCCGCTGGCCTCGCGACGAACATGGTCGTGACGACTGATCGGCGAGCTTATCATATCGCACTCGACAGCACCGATCGCACGGCGATGGCCGCCGTATCATGGACGTACCCGCAGGATCAGCTTGTCGCCCTTCGGCGTCAGAATCAGGCGGCACGGGAAGCGCAGCCGATCGCCGATAACGTCGCCATCGCCGACCTGCACTTTGGCTATGCCATTAGCGGGGACAAGCCGTCGTGGCGGCCCTTGCGCGCCTGGGATGACGGCGCAAAGGTCTATATCGAGTTCCCGGCCCGGCTCGATCAGGCGGAGGCGCCCCCGCTGTTCGTGCTGTCACCGACC
This genomic interval carries:
- the trbG gene encoding P-type conjugative transfer protein TrbG; translated protein: MIRLSAIVTLAIPTAACATQATPPTIAHDPAAFSPAVVQQEPAAPIRIVEVPKPLPLPGQLLPRPTVRSDTLTPSERVAAANRAATREPTTAGYVNAVQVYPWADGALYHLYTAPGRITDIALQPGETLVSVAAGDTVRWVIGDTSSGTGETAQVHVLVKPFAAGLATNMVVTTDRRAYHIALDSTDRTAMAAVSWTYPQDQLVALRRQNQAAREAQPIADNVAIADLHFGYAISGDKPSWRPLRAWDDGAKVYIEFPARLDQAEAPPLFVLSPTGDAQLVNYRVAGNHYIVDRLFSAAELRLGEKPQQVVRIIRTDDKRGNRS
- the trbE gene encoding conjugal transfer protein TrbE; protein product: MLNLREYRATADRLADHLPWAALVAPGIVLNKDGGFQRSFRFRGPDLESATEAELVSVAARANNALRRLGEGWALFLDAERVEAQDYPHSDFPDPASWLIDEERRGHFDGRRGQHFESRYHLTLFYLPAPDGVSRAERAVWERDDRSGSRDWRQELRAFVAETDRLFDLLNGVFPEISPLDDEETLTFLHGCISTRRHKVAMPPTPMYLDGLLVDTPVIGGIEPTLGDRHLRTITVLGFPAASRPALLDALNHQDFPYRWTTRFIALDKPAATKALTRIRRQWFNKRKSVVQLLREVMMNEPVPLTDSDADNKVADADLALQALGGDHVGFGYLTTTITISDEDAGAADEKVRIIERIVNGLGFTCIRESINALEAWLGSLPGHVYANVRQPLVHTLNLTHLMPLSSVWAGPAADTHLAGPPLLYAETSGSTPFRLSAHVSDVGHMLVVGPTGAGKSVLLALLALQFRRYAGSQVTIFDKGLSARAAVLAMGGQHHRLGEGGALAFQPLARIDEAHERSWAADWLAGLLAAEKLVVLPDVKDMVWSALTSLAGAPAPERTLTGLSVLLQSNAIRSALRPYTLEGPFGRLLDAAEDRLTLADVQCFETEALMHMPAVVAPVLTWLFHRLESRMDGRPMLLILDEAWVFLDNPLFAERIREWLKVLRKKNVSVVFATQSLADIAGSSIAPAIIESCPQRIFLPNDRAVEPQARDAYVRFGLNGRQIELIARATPKRHYYLQSRRGNRLFDLALGPIALALAGSADPATQTLIDTLIADHGDDGFLAAFLRARGLGWAADLLPHFPHAAPRRPIQQELAL
- the trbJ gene encoding P-type conjugative transfer protein TrbJ, encoding MTRRKLAAAGATIALLAATPTQAQFGGIVFDPRAYVQHLLVASRTLQQINNQIQSLQNEATMLRNMARNLSRLDVSSLTAITSDLKRIDSLMGQAQNLGYQVAQTDRLFRQHFATPDAAQSAAQITADAKTRWQDAMDSFHQTMQVQSSIVESVRADSAELSKLLAASEGAEGSLQAQQASNQLTALAIKQQMQLQSMMAAQFRAEALEKARAAADQEAARAAWTRFVGTGDAYTPR
- the trbL gene encoding P-type conjugative transfer protein TrbL, whose protein sequence is MADPGAPDLNVIDQFVTVFSHYIDSGFGLLRPDVGFLTTTLIGIDIVLAGLWWSLDGENDILARLVKKILYVGVFALILNNYQHFTQIIYESFSGLGLHASANAMSAQDLLKPGKIAGTGFKAAQPLLDQAGKQIGFYVPALAAAAVMVVAWLLVVLAFFILAIQLFITIVEFKLTSLAGFTLVPFALWNKTSFLAERVLGNIISSGIKVMVLAVIIGIGSSFFHDFIATSNGAEIDTAQAMSLVLGALALLGLGIFGPGIATGLVSGAPQLGAGAAVGTMGGATLATGGAAMLGARAAITAGSGGMAAIRAGTAMGAATQTAWRSGQAAAGEHSISAGFDGLASAAKGAAGHAATSTFSRVQQGLSDSAQRGRDAAMAALGGESPRAGAGAEGSGEPAKDDAAPNRSADSSPPLWARKMRSEQTARHRVHAAMQIVKEGDRPGAPANPDLSDKEN
- the trbF gene encoding conjugal transfer protein TrbF, with the protein product MIFKRNPQRYGRTPEPETPYQRAGQLWDDRIGSARIQAHNWRLIAFGCLTLAGGLAIGNVWQSLQSRVTPYVVEVDRLGEPRAVAPAIQNYRPTDAEVAWQLARFITDVRSVSTDPVLVKKNWLEAYDFVTDRAAQFLNDYARANDPFSKIGERSVSVQVTSVVRASDTSFQVKWIEQTYERGSLAGTTRWTAILSIVMRPPKNADSLRRNPLGLFVNAIDWTKELDSGGSALAANPTPTMAQPVAALSSPIAPVPTPTNPPSSNEGGNVQ